Genomic DNA from Setaria italica strain Yugu1 chromosome V, Setaria_italica_v2.0, whole genome shotgun sequence:
CATTCGTCTATGACCTGACCGCTCAGCAACAGTGTTTCTGTCAGCTGTTAACCCCAGCAATCGGAGCGTATCAGCGAGACAATGACAGCGAGGCAACGGAACTGATGCTGTTGGAGTGGTGGTTTTCGAAGCCCCATACTATACTGTTGCTGCCCAGGGCCGCAAGCAATTGCGGAGCCGGGCATCTGATCGGGAGCGTTCATGGCCTGTCAACTGATAAATGATAACCGCGTGCTATATTTTATACTACCGTGCAGTCTCCGTATCATGACTGTGACACTGCTGCAAATGAGCCTTCGAAAAAAATCGACAGGAAACCTGTCATCGGTGACCATTCACTTGAAGCTTCAGAGCGGGCGGCGCCACGAAGAGAAACAAGAACGGTGACATGTCATGGGCAAAGCTGCGCCCCCGTCGCACGACCGGTGACTTCCCGGCGGCGACGTTCGGCACATCCGAGCCGAGAAAGCGTGGCTTTATTAATTGCGCTCCGCTTATCGCTTGCTCCCACAGTCCCACGAGCAAAGTGCCAACCGCAACCGGGTGGGCAAACGGCATAACATGAGCGGCATACACCCGGTTGGACCAACAAAAGTGCAGCCAAGTGCAACTCTAGTTTCACAGATGACCAGCACAAAAACGAGTGGACCAACAAAGGTGCAGCCAAGGTAACAAGCCTCAGTTTCAACAATATGGACAGTTGAGAAACTCTCCTACATGAAGTAATAAATATATTGGAGTAGAGAAAGTTCTACCACAGATACTGATTAGTCAAAGGTGCCCAAAGGTAAAGGGAACCGACCACAGGTGTACAACCAAACAATTCGACCGGTAAGTCATTTAGAGACTTCCTTCCATGGCAAATATCTCCAGTCTGTTCTCATCAAGCAAATGGCAATAGATTAGGACTGAAGTATGACGGGTTATTACATCAAGAACAGCACTGGGTTGTCATGCACCGCTCGCATACAGGCGAGTCCATTCCTTCGCTGCAAATCCCACAAAATATCTTGTTATCAAGAAGGCAACCACAGGGCAACAGAAACACTACTATAGGCTGATTTGTCAACTTCAATTTACCTGTTTCAACAGCTTCAGCCTCATTGGCTTTCCAGTGTTTTGCAATGTTATCAGACAGAGGGTCATCTGGATTTGGTGCACTCAAGAGAGCCTGGATACTGAAAGCTAGAAAAATGTCAAGAACTAGCTAGCATGCCAATGAATATGAAAGGTATAGGGACTGAACAAGAACAAATGAGATACAGCTCCACTAGGTAGGCTAAAAGTAGAAACTATGTTTTTTGAGGCAAAAACGTATGCAATTGTACAATGACACACAGTGACAGATATAGAGACCTCAAAAGAACTGTTCGGATCTGAAGTGCTGGGCTCCATTTGTCCTTGAGAATGTCAAGGCATATCCTACCAAGCTGCAACACAGTAAAGCCCTGCTCAATAACCATTCATAGAAAGTAGACTGGCACTGCAAAGCAAACTGCATGCCTACCTTGTCAATGTTGGGATGGTAAATCTTGGTCAGAAACCTAACCTGCAACAGCACACAAGCAAAAATAAGTGCTCACTGAGATTATGAACACTAAAAGTGTTTTGAGTAGTTCTAACACTTCAATGGACACTGAAGAGAAGGGGCAGAAAATAGCTCGTCCTTCCAAACAGAAAGACATTCTTAATCCAAATACCTACTAAGTCAGAATCAGCTAAGATATGTTTGTCAATGTTCAAACAAGGAAATCAATCTGACTTGTAGTTAAACCTATCACCACATATCATATCAAAGCTTAAGGGTATAAACAAAATAAAGTTATAGACAAGCATGATTAGCTTAAGGGTATAGAACACAATAATTTTATAGGCATTAAGAAAATTGTGTAGTTACCTTTGGGGCAGCCATTGGATATTCCTCAGGTAAAAAGAGCTCAAGCTTAAAAACTCCACCTGACAAATTGATAAGCAAAAGAAATGTAATCAGGAAAGTAATTGAATATGAATATAAGGAAACCAATTAAGTACAAATTAATATGCTAACGTAAACAGAAAATATTGTTCCAGTTACAAATATCACTAGCACAGAAAGGTATTATGGTGATTACTATAAAAGACCATGAGCTAAAGTCAAAGAGTCTGCTAAGGAAGATAAAAAGTTAGTTCCCACTGCAACATTTCAGTCATTCCCTGCAATTTAAGAATGGAGTGGAAACCAACTAGCCCCTTCTCCTTGTTACATACAAGTAAGCTCCTTACCTCCTAGAGAGCTCAGGGAGTAAATACGTTGTGTTACAATTTACACAAATCAGAGGGCAAGGGGATCATGACAGCATATATTGATAGAGTAACGAGATCATGAATGGAACTAAGTCTATTATTGCATAATCATCATAACAAAAAATAGCTCAATGGACAAGTTACAATCTAGGAAGCCAAAAATGACTTTTGTTTCCCACAAACATTGAGCAACTGCCCACATAAAACACAAGCTAGCAGTAACCGTCACATATTATATAGGCATAAACGTTACTAAAACTGCCAGCCCTTTAACATCAataatagaaaatactaaaagAGATGATGATACTCATCGACAACAATACTGCCTGAGAAACTAAAAGTTGAAGGGCCAAAGTCACCGACCGACCAAAGAATACAGGGTTACTATGTGTTCATAAACTAAAGCAAATATTTCCGAATTCACCCCATTTCTAGTGGCATCTTTTGAACAGAATCGTCTGGATAATACCAATCTACGCCACGCAACACAAAAAGGGCGTCAAAATTCCGGATTAGAAGCTCGCACCTTCATAGGGCGACTGCGCCGGGCCAAGGATCATGACGTTGAAGTAGCGCATGTTCTCCTCCGAGGGCGACGCGCTGATCCCCGGCGCTGCACGCACGAACAAACCAAACCAAGCCAAACCATTCAACAAACAGTATCCCAACCCTTCCTCAAATAACGAAAACCTTGCCGAAATCCGCCGAAACCGCGTGACAGAAAGCACCCGCACCTGGCTCGCTGAGCAGCCGCTGCGTCTCCTGCACAGATCCAACCACATGGCAGGCAAAAAGTGGTCAGCCAAAACAAGCGAGAGCACGACGAATCGGATCGGAGGCGGCGAGAGATCTGCGCCGGGGCGATCAGATCGGGCGCGCACCTTGATGATCCGGCGCGGGAGGTTGCTGTTGGCCATCGGATCGGGGCCGGGGCGCGGACTTCCTCCTCTGCGAAGTTGCGGCGCCGCTGATGCCTTAAGGATcgcgcggtggaggaggaggaggaagcagtcGGTCGAGGGTGGGGAACGGGGGGAGAGGCGGGTTGGGGCGTTGGGCGCTCGCTATTGTACGCGGACGCGGTTTTTGCTGTAGTGGCCTACCTGTGCTGCCTGCCGCTGAGTACAGACAGACGCACTACAGTAGCAGTGCTTGGGTTTTACCTCAGGCCTGTGATAGGATCTTTAACGGTTGTGATTAATCGAAGTGCCTTTTTCATAAATGTCATTACTTTTTGACAAAGCCGAACATCGTATCTCAAACTCACCTAGAATTGAATATTTCAACATTTATTGTTCTTATAGTAGCAAAGAAATATTGACATTTTTATCGTAAGTCGATAATTTGGTGAAACTTGAGATTGATACAATATAAGTTAATATAACAGCCGTAATTAATTGTAGTGCTTTTTCCTTAAGTGTTGTTACTTTATATAAAGCAGGGCATCGTATTTTAAACCCACGTGATTAGAACTGGATATTcaaaaatatttgttatttttagaGTAACAAACAAATATTAACATTTTATCTCGATAGTAGGATGGAACTTGAGCTTAATATAAATTCATAACATCATAAATCACTTATGCTAGGTTGTTAAAAGATTTAATGCATTTATGTTCCCACCCCACTCTTTCTCCTGTTTGTTGATTAATAGGTGAAATCTCTAGATgtaaatttatttatttcttatttGGTTTCTTACTTGAATGATAATATATTTTTGTTCACATGATGGCGTTCCACTATGTCCAAAATATATCTCTTTACAACCAAAATGTAAATTTGCATAGTCTGTTTAACTTGTGCCATGGCTTTTTACCTGATCATTTGTTTAAGCTattttcttattattttttGGGCGATAACAAAGACTGCCTGCCTCTAAGCTTGAACATTGAAACTTTGAAAGGTATGCAAATTTAGGATAATGGTCAATATGACTCAAACACAAAATATCATGTGGAGCCATACCGGCTAATGATTAATACAAATAATTATCTGGAGCATAGCAATTTCACATATAGAAACACAGAAAAATTTCCATAAAATTTTCTTTATTTGAACTGAAGCTTGCATCTGCAATCATATTTCTTTCAAATTGTATATTTATTCAAAATACACGCACCTAAGGAATAAAGAAGAGACGATGTTCGGATGGCAAGAGCGCGATGCAAGTCTGTAACCTTTCGTTAAGCGACGGAGGAATCAATCGTATTGTTTGATTAGCTACCACCCCATGGAAAGTTCGTGTACACGCGGGCAGGAATATGACGGGAAATAAAAGTAGAAATATTCATGATTCTTTTCCAAGCCGAGAACGAGGAGGACCCAGCTAGCCTCGATCCTACGCAACCCCACTCCCTCCTGCACCATGTGACGTCAACCGCTGCGTCACCCGATCCCTTCCCTTATCACAATTCACGATCACAATCACAGGGGGACGGACGCTTACGCTGTGCAATGGCCGCGACAGCAGCGGAGATTAACTCTTAATTACTGATGATGACGATCCGTCcaaaggggaggagaggagacgggATTCGCCGTTCTTTTCGTTCCTGCTGCTCTCGCATCGTATGTCATCTCGACCCCATTATCCAGGTACTGTTTCCACGGAAAGCAGCGTAGTTTATTAGGCCGGCAGCTTACGTGGGAACAGGGTTATTGATTAGCTGTGTGCCTTTCCGAGATTGGAGAGCAAGTTAGCCTGACTAGCTGATTCGTAGTTCACCAACCGATAGGCGCTTTTACTTTATATATTTGGCACGCAAGAAACTGGTCCCTCTATATATCACAAAATATAAGCAATTTTACTTTTATTTAAGTCAAATTATATTAAGTTTGATAAAATTTATAAAAGAGTATCAACATCTACTGTACATAAAAAAGTTTAATATGCAAATATATTTTTGTGACTGAACCAATACTATTTTAATGCCCGAAACATTATTATTATTCcttttataaaattaattgtcaGATTGAAGGAAGTCTGTATTATGATAAAATTAAAAATTCTTATATTTTaagacatactccctccgtcccaaattgtagatcgttttggtttttctaagtgcatagatgtttgtatgcacctaaatatagtgtatgtctagatgcatataaacatctatgaatctagaaaagtcaaaacgacttacaatttgaaacggagggagtaggaagcAATAAGCAGGTGATTCTTCATCCAGAGTTCTTCGCCGTTGTTGGAGCACAGGCTAATTCATGGAATCTCATTGCCTCTAAAAACCAAGACATTTTGatactagaaatccttagaaatcattaaaaaaatcaagaatTTTCTCCTTTGGTACTAATTATAGAATAAGAGGTTTATTTTCTCATCAAAATTATTTGTAACTTTCTTTAAAAAGCTAGTTGTAACAATACATACTATTGACTACACGCCCTTGAATGAGCTAGCAACGAGACAAACGACAGGTTTGCGCTTTTCATAAAATGGACCGGGTCTGATGATCCATAGGCCAAAGGGTGTCCCTTGCTGGCAAGCTAGACTCGATGTTGACTTCAAATATATCATAATACAAACATTATACTACTCCATGCTGGTTTGACAAAGAAGGCCCACGTACTTGTTCGTGCGCACAAAAGCTCCACACGTCACTTCGAGTTTACTTACTGCATAAATCAAGAGATTTCACATCCTAGAGGTCACGTACGTGCTGCGATCAGAGACAGCCTCCCAAAGCACGGTGGCATGATTGGACAAGACGGATGGAGAgctgatgcatgcatggcggAAAAAATCAGGCCTCGGCCTAACTTGGACTGGCCGGCGCGTCACCTCGAGCGCATTAGCTTACATTCCCGGATAGGGCCACACGTACGTACGCTGCATCACGTATTCGTTGCATCTGTTcaaggtttctttttttttcttttatttcttcttttggCGAAGAACGTGAACATCCTGGCATGCATTTTATAGTACACGTTTTTCTCACTGGTTTTGGCGATTTGGTCACCACCAAGAAGGAATTGTATGCTTTTGAAAGGTCAGTCGGTCAGTGTAGAATTATCTCCCTTGTCCCATCTCAGTTGGaagcaaaaacaaaacaaaaaaacaaaaaaaaaacaaaaacgaAGAGGATTATCTTGTGGTCAGGCTCACGGGGATCGCCCGTATCCGCGCGGCAGCGCAAGTTGAGCAAGCCCCGGCGCTTTTTGCAGCTGGGTAGACGTCACTTACACACAACACAAAAACCAGAAGAGAGCGACAATGTCAACGCCCAGCCAAAAAGATAAGCACACACCACACAGCCCCGCAAGTTCACCGCCCTCTGGCTGGCACATGTCGGCCTCCGAGCCAGATACTACCAGCACCAATCTCCCTCCCCCCGCCCCCCCTCACCTAGTACTTTCCGTGTTGCTTAGCGACTAAACAAGGCGCTTTGCCCCCCCCTGCTTGAGTCCGCTCCACACAAGAATCATATCACTCCCCCACATGAGACCAATCCGTTTTATTCCAAGAAAAAGCTGCGACCCCGAAAGTCAACCGATTATGATAACCGGAGAAAATCACCAAGGTCAACACGACGAGATGCTGGCTGGCGCCAGGCGGCAACCAAAAAGTTGCAGCCGGAGCGGAGCAGCCACTGTTTCCGGGGGAGGGATCTCTCGCTCGTGCCCGGAAACCCTGGTGCGGCCAAATCCCCGGGCCACATGACGGGCACATTTCTCAGCGTTTCCGcgtgatattttttttttcccgggCGCGCCATGCCACGGTCCATGCTTCCACTCCAGGCTCCAGCCTACCAGCCAGACCTTCCAATCCGATCTTTAAAAAGGTTGCGGGGGCCGGGGGGTGGTGAAGTGAGGGAGGAGCCCATATCCGCGCATGATCCATCCGCCCACATGCCGTATTAGTAGTAGCGAGCGGCCAGCGGGCGGTCACGCAAAGAAGTCAGGCGTGTGAAGCAAAGTGAGAGGGCGCGGAGAGGCGATGACCGTCTCCACCCCCGCTCCCCGTGTATaaaaggcggcggcgccgtcccctACCCACCCGCGGCCCCGCTAGCTGCTCGAGCTCAACCCATCCACCACCCCCCATGGCCAACCTCCCCGACGCGGACGCCGCGGGGTTCAAGCTCTTCGGCAAGGTCATCCAGCCCCCCGACGCGCACCGCGCcgcggaggagggcgcgggcgcgcctcctcctcctccgccgccgccgcagccgccaacCCCGACGCCGACGATGGCGGTTCTGCCTCCCGCTCCGCCCcagtctccgccgccgccgccgccgcctcttcagctgcaggcggccggcgccggcgcggcggccgggggcacGGGCGACCCGCTGCCGTGCCCGCGGTGCGGGAGCCGGGAGACCAAGTTCTGCTACTTCAACAACTACAACGTGCGGCAGCCGCGCCACCTCTGCCGCTCGTGCCGCCGCTACtggacggccggcggcgcgctccgccGCGTGGCCTCCGCGTccccgggccgccgccggccgcgccccacCGCCCGATCGGCCGCCGCAATCGCGACcgcgtcctccgcctccgccgccgccgccgaggagggggGCGGGGAGCGTTGACCCGGCTGTCGTAAGGGGGCACCGTACCGGGCTTGCCCCGCTCGCTCGAGGCTTCCTCCCCGCGTGACGCCGTGGCGTGATGCCGCGCGCCCGGGCCCACGCCTCAGTgacgggccggccggccggcgcgcggccgCCTGCGTGGGACCCCGCGCCTCGTCGTCGCCCTTTTCACACGTAGCCCCCTCCTCGCCTTTTGGTTTTATTAGATTCTATTTTTTATACCAATTTTAGGATTCTTTTGGTGGCCAAAAGGATGCGGCCGGCCAGCTGCGAGAGAGAGTTACTGTAGTAGGCAGTTAAAAAGTGAGTTATGAATGTACACTAGTGTACTGCTGCTGGTGCTACTGTAAAATTCGGCAACGGTTGAAATGGTGACTCGGAGGTGTGGCAGATTCAGCCATGGAACTGGAAGGATCATCATCTTGTTGGGTTCACGTGTTTTTACCCTGTGCGGCGCAGTCAGTTATTGCTAGTATGTGCAGGTGACATTCAATGAATGGATCATGTGAAATCTGTGACGACATTCAGCTGCAGGTTGATGTAGATCTGGAAACTTGAATGGAATCGGAAGGAAGTAGGTAGAAGGCTATAAGCTGTTGTTATCAGGCTCTTTTTGGAATAAATGATCTTGTGTGGAGTTCTGAGAAATGGTCGTTGGTTCTAATTTTCTGAACAAGCCTCGAGTTGTGCGAATGGAATTGTTCCAAGAAAAGGTAAGCCTTGTATTTCCTCTCTCAGCCCAAAACCTTGATGACAGTGCTGCCACAGTTCAGATGCCCTTTCCTGGTAGTGGAGGTGAACGCTTTACGGTCAGCCAGTCATTGCCGTTTAGTTGTTGTTCTTGTCAACGTTAAGCATTGCTTACATTAGGACCGGTCTACCAGATCCTCCATGATTTGTAAAATAGCAGCCCCAAAGTTCAGGTGTCATTTCCAAACAAGTTATGTCTTGTGCAAGTCCAAGTGTGAATACTCCTACTAAATAGTGCATTTTGTCTGTAAGGTGCGCAATGTCAAGATTTAActatcaatttttttatttttataatgtaaattttatatggttggattcataatcaaaatatACTATACAATGATCATAAATTTATAATCATAAACAATATAGTATAAAATAAATGAATTGTCAAAGTATGGTTTGAAAGACCGTGTAAACAAAAAAGGAGGGAGTACTTACCTAGCTCGCAAGTGACAGGTACACATACCACAGTCCGGACAGTATATGGACATTTGCCATGAACACGAGGAGTTTCTCAATGGTTTTTGCATTTGTAAGGCCCGATTTTCTTTAAACAAGTATACTGGCAGACTGCATTATTTACATTCAGTTGTGGTGTATACTGTATACCATTTAATTTGTTCGTCCTGCTATCTGCTGTCATTGTGATAAAGTTTCCATGTTGTAAATTTGTACATTGATGATCTACGTGTTAACAACATGGAATGAATGTGGTACCACCTTAATAGTAGAATATTTGTGTAAAATATGTGGTTAACCGCTAAAAGTTTTCAGATGGCATCCTCAATGAGCATCTCATCTACTTGGTGTCGACGTCAGATCAGATTCTTCCAAACCAACCTGTAAAATAGAACATTTGGATCAGGGTAAACAGAAGAGGTTGTACTTCTTTTTCATTTCATATGGTGCAAAATCACGCATGCCTACAGCAATGCTGCTTCAAGGACGGCTACGAGAATAAATCTTTACAGTTCTTCCGTGGTCAGAGTCACATGCATCAGCTGGGTGTACAGCTCGTTGAAATTTAAAACCACTGTCAGACAGCAAAATTGAGATTCTGAATAGGTGTCTGCTGCTTCAAGTCTAGGGTCATGCACTTTCAAGGGCATCATGAGGTGAGGACACAATAAATGAACATCCTTTAATGGTCAGAATCACATGCATTAGCAGCAATCATACTAGAAACAACTTAAAAGAAAAACTGTTTGGTGTTTCCCTTTTTGGGGTCAATTTATTATCTGTCTGGGTTTGactcttttttatatataatgtAAAGATATCCTGCTTCctgttttaaaaaaataaaggaaaaaagaagagaaactGTTGTTGACACGAACATAGGAAATATTGCTATCATGCTGAATAAAGGAAGATTGGTA
This window encodes:
- the LOC101764355 gene encoding ubiquitin-conjugating enzyme E2 36 — translated: MANSNLPRRIIKETQRLLSEPAPGISASPSEENMRYFNVMILGPAQSPYEGGVFKLELFLPEEYPMAAPKVRFLTKIYHPNIDKLGRICLDILKDKWSPALQIRTVLLSIQALLSAPNPDDPLSDNIAKHWKANEAEAVETAKEWTRLYASGA
- the LOC101765567 gene encoding dof zinc finger protein 5-like; this encodes MANLPDADAAGFKLFGKVIQPPDAHRAAEEGAGAPPPPPPPPQPPTPTPTMAVLPPAPPQSPPPPPPPLQLQAAGAGAAAGGTGDPLPCPRCGSRETKFCYFNNYNVRQPRHLCRSCRRYWTAGGALRRVASASPGRRRPRPTARSAAAIATASSASAAAAEEGGGER